The following are from one region of the Oncorhynchus nerka isolate Pitt River linkage group LG8, Oner_Uvic_2.0, whole genome shotgun sequence genome:
- the LOC115133086 gene encoding store-operated calcium entry regulator STIMATE-like isoform X1, whose protein sequence is MDIYGYNGVFLVKRLFNNAAFEISNMSDITKTNPQGCDNGALTNRFGVLIQGLLAIVAFSTLMVKRFHEPVGVRRPWRIWFYDTSKQAIGALFIHFANVFLSNLTEMDPCSLYLMNFLLDATLGMLVIWAGVKVVSRIVEYKQFTLLTFGEYGDPPQAAAWLGQCGVYLLIMVLEKSVVSLVLLIPGWTNLQSVLLDYIPNPQVELVLVMLIVPFIVNSIMFWVVDSLMMRKYKTLKSLVDSCDSSTKVDSTAPWVTGDESRTQMTEEGARDHDNKKKKTLTCPDHPPPAPNGFRRFCRYSPKVAGNGLHEKSATFFMWNANLSYHFYRSACQLWFSCAPFCGTFSFIKTSSYLKIIVMWLIKILSK, encoded by the exons ATGGACATTTACGGATACAATGGTGTTTTTCTGGTCAAAAGACTATTTAATAATGCAGCTTTTGAGATTTCGAACATGTCAGACATTACGAAGACGAATCCTCAGGGATGCGATAACGGGGCTTTGACAAACAGATTCGGAGTCTTGATTCAAGGGTTGCTGGCCATAGTTGCCTTCAGCACATTGATGG tgAAGAGGTTCCATGAGCCCGTAGGGGTCAGAAGACCATGGAGGATCTG GTTTTATGACACGTCCAAGCAGGCCATTGGCGCTCTCTTCATCCACTTCGCCAATGTGTTCCTCTCCAACCTCACAGAAATGGACCCCTGTTCCCT GTATCTGATGAACTTCCTGCTCGATGCCACGCTAGGCATGCTGGTCATCTGGGCGGGGGTCAAGGTTGTCTCCAGGATCGTGGAGTACAAGCAGTTCACACTGCTCACCTTTGGAGAATACG GTGACCCTCCCCAGGCTGCAGCATGGCTCGGTCAGTGTGGTGTCTACCTTCTCATCATGGTCCTGGAGAAGAGTGTAGTCAGCTTGGTCCTGCTCATTCCTGGATGGACCAAC CTGCAGTCTGTGTTGCTGGACTACATCCCTAACCCTCAGGTGGAGCTTGTGTTGGTCATGCTCATCGTGCCCTTCATTGTCAAC TCCATCATGTTCTGGGTGGTGGACAGTCTGATGATGAGGAAGTACAAGACTCTGAAGAGCCTGGTCGACTCCTGCGACTCCTCGACCAAGGTCGACTCCACGGCACCCTGGGTTACCGGCGACGAGTCACGG acACAAATGACTGAAGAGGGGGCCAGAGATCACGATAACAAGAAGAAAAAAACCTTAACCTGCCCCGACCATCCTCCTCCCGCTCCAAATGGCTTTCGCAGATTCTGCCGTTACTCTCCTAAAGTTGCCGGTAATGGGCTACATGAGAAGTCGGCAACATTTTTCATGTggaatgccaatttatcttaccatttctaccgatctgcgtgccagttatggttttcatgTGCACCTTTTTGTGGAACATTTTCATTTATAAAAACGTCTTCGTacctcaaaatcattgtcatgtggttaatcaaaattctatctaaatga
- the LOC115133086 gene encoding store-operated calcium entry regulator STIMATE-like isoform X3, whose protein sequence is MDIYGYNGVFLVKRLFNNAAFEISNMSDITKTNPQGCDNGALTNRFGVLIQGLLAIVAFSTLMVKRFHEPVGVRRPWRIWFYDTSKQAIGALFIHFANVFLSNLTEMDPCSLYLMNFLLDATLGMLVIWAGVKVVSRIVEYKQFTLLTFGEYGDPPQAAAWLGQCGVYLLIMVLEKSVVSLVLLIPGWTNLQSVLLDYIPNPQVELVLVMLIVPFIVNSIMFWVVDSLMMRKYKTLKSLVDSCDSSTKVDSTAPWVTGDESRITV, encoded by the exons ATGGACATTTACGGATACAATGGTGTTTTTCTGGTCAAAAGACTATTTAATAATGCAGCTTTTGAGATTTCGAACATGTCAGACATTACGAAGACGAATCCTCAGGGATGCGATAACGGGGCTTTGACAAACAGATTCGGAGTCTTGATTCAAGGGTTGCTGGCCATAGTTGCCTTCAGCACATTGATGG tgAAGAGGTTCCATGAGCCCGTAGGGGTCAGAAGACCATGGAGGATCTG GTTTTATGACACGTCCAAGCAGGCCATTGGCGCTCTCTTCATCCACTTCGCCAATGTGTTCCTCTCCAACCTCACAGAAATGGACCCCTGTTCCCT GTATCTGATGAACTTCCTGCTCGATGCCACGCTAGGCATGCTGGTCATCTGGGCGGGGGTCAAGGTTGTCTCCAGGATCGTGGAGTACAAGCAGTTCACACTGCTCACCTTTGGAGAATACG GTGACCCTCCCCAGGCTGCAGCATGGCTCGGTCAGTGTGGTGTCTACCTTCTCATCATGGTCCTGGAGAAGAGTGTAGTCAGCTTGGTCCTGCTCATTCCTGGATGGACCAAC CTGCAGTCTGTGTTGCTGGACTACATCCCTAACCCTCAGGTGGAGCTTGTGTTGGTCATGCTCATCGTGCCCTTCATTGTCAAC TCCATCATGTTCTGGGTGGTGGACAGTCTGATGATGAGGAAGTACAAGACTCTGAAGAGCCTGGTCGACTCCTGCGACTCCTCGACCAAGGTCGACTCCACGGCACCCTGGGTTACCGGCGACGAGTCACGG ATcactgtttga